The following proteins are encoded in a genomic region of Spirosoma sp. SC4-14:
- a CDS encoding sulfatase, producing the protein MKHFFLSCLSTLILISLLASFRFQTLPFNPKPPTPKNIIYILADDHRYDFMGFTGKVAGLNTPNLDRLANEGAHVRNAFVSTALCSPSRASILTGQYAHTHKVVDNFAPLTPGLKFFPQYLQKAGYKTAFLGKWHMGNTDDAPQPGFDYWLSFKGQGVYYNPTFNINGKQVSYSDSSYTTDLLTDYAIKWLNSLEKAKPFCLYLSHKAVHAEFQPAKRHRGMYRNMPINYPQSMYLTATDSSKIWGPKPSQSPETRQLKVNMADMPNWVKNQRYSWHGVDYMYHGQIGFNDFYHRYCETLMGVDDSVGRILKWLEDNKLSETTLVVYMGDNGFSFGEHGLIDKRHMYEESMRVPLLVRCPAVVKPGTKVEQVIQNVDIAPTLMAYAGLAKPSQMQGNSFLPILKGETIPWRDRAFYEYYWEADFPQTPTMFGVRTSRYKYIFNYGVWDANELYDLQNDPQEVNNLIRSSEHQEIAHDMRNQVFDWLESTNGLQIPLHPVRQKRFDHRYKGTY; encoded by the coding sequence ATGAAGCATTTTTTCCTAAGCTGCCTAAGCACATTGATTCTTATTAGTTTGTTAGCCTCCTTTCGGTTTCAAACTCTACCATTCAATCCGAAGCCTCCCACTCCCAAAAACATCATTTACATCCTGGCCGACGATCACCGGTATGATTTCATGGGTTTTACGGGGAAGGTTGCCGGGCTGAATACGCCTAACCTGGACCGGTTGGCCAACGAAGGCGCTCATGTGCGCAATGCCTTTGTCAGCACAGCACTTTGTTCGCCCAGCCGAGCCAGTATTCTGACCGGGCAATATGCACATACCCACAAAGTGGTCGACAATTTTGCGCCACTAACACCTGGCCTGAAATTCTTTCCGCAGTATCTGCAAAAAGCAGGCTACAAAACGGCTTTTCTGGGCAAATGGCACATGGGCAACACCGACGATGCTCCCCAGCCCGGTTTCGATTACTGGCTTAGTTTTAAAGGGCAGGGCGTTTATTATAATCCGACGTTCAATATCAACGGAAAGCAGGTTAGCTATTCCGATAGCAGCTATACCACCGATCTGTTAACTGATTACGCCATTAAATGGCTCAATTCGCTGGAGAAAGCCAAACCGTTTTGCCTCTATCTGTCGCACAAGGCTGTTCATGCCGAGTTTCAGCCCGCTAAACGTCACCGGGGTATGTACCGCAATATGCCCATCAACTACCCGCAGAGTATGTATCTGACGGCCACCGACAGCAGTAAAATCTGGGGGCCCAAACCCTCGCAAAGCCCCGAAACCAGGCAGTTGAAGGTGAACATGGCCGACATGCCAAACTGGGTTAAAAACCAGCGCTATAGCTGGCACGGCGTCGATTATATGTATCACGGCCAAATTGGCTTCAACGATTTTTATCACCGCTACTGCGAAACGCTGATGGGTGTCGACGATAGTGTAGGCCGGATTCTGAAATGGCTGGAAGACAATAAGCTTTCTGAAACAACGCTGGTGGTCTACATGGGCGATAATGGGTTCAGCTTTGGCGAACATGGCCTGATCGATAAGCGGCATATGTATGAAGAGTCGATGCGGGTGCCGTTACTGGTTCGGTGTCCGGCCGTTGTAAAGCCAGGCACTAAAGTAGAACAGGTGATCCAGAACGTCGATATTGCACCAACGCTGATGGCCTATGCTGGCCTCGCCAAACCGTCGCAAATGCAGGGAAATTCGTTTTTGCCGATTCTGAAGGGCGAAACCATCCCCTGGCGCGACCGGGCTTTTTATGAATACTATTGGGAAGCCGATTTTCCGCAAACCCCAACTATGTTTGGTGTTCGAACGAGTCGATACAAATACATCTTTAATTACGGCGTCTGGGACGCCAATGAGCTTTACGACCTGCAAAACGATCCGCAGGAAGTTAACAACCTCATTCGTAGTTCTGAACATCAGGAAATTGCGCATGATATGCGTAATCAGGTCTTCGACTGGCTCGAATCGACAAACGGCCTGCAAATTCCACTCCATCCCGTTCGACAGAAACGATTCGACCATCGGTATAAGGGAACGTATTAG
- a CDS encoding histidine kinase has protein sequence MKPVNDRWIRVSGISLLLLLDLYSMQIFVQPLGITTIKYVLEFLCLTSATWEVNRWILVFFRRLFPLLSQTRKRIILVLPLCWVASILVDWLDMIIINTTGFHKPYPASAFFNTFPGALIFSVLIVGVQEAAYYFERLIKAEKEAEALKKENLQTQLDSLKQQVSPHFLFNSLNTLSFLIGDDAKQAEKFLDELSKVYRYLLRNNEHELTNLATEMQFIRSYFHLLKTRYGDSLHLKLAIEPRFEAYLLPSLTLQLLLENAVKHNIIHKTQPLTVQIITQPDGQLTVKNNLQKKNQHLPSTQLGLANIAAKFRLLNQREILVEETDHEFAVTIPLMTN, from the coding sequence TTGAAACCTGTCAATGATCGATGGATTCGCGTCAGCGGAATCAGCTTATTGTTGCTGCTGGATCTGTATTCGATGCAGATTTTTGTTCAGCCGTTAGGCATCACCACGATCAAATATGTACTTGAATTTCTGTGCCTGACGAGCGCTACCTGGGAGGTCAACCGCTGGATTCTGGTTTTCTTCCGAAGGTTATTTCCGTTGCTGTCGCAGACCCGAAAGCGAATCATACTGGTACTTCCTCTATGCTGGGTGGCATCGATACTGGTCGACTGGCTCGATATGATTATTATCAACACAACGGGCTTTCATAAACCCTATCCGGCGTCGGCCTTCTTTAACACCTTTCCGGGGGCGCTTATTTTCAGCGTATTGATTGTGGGCGTACAGGAAGCTGCCTATTATTTTGAGCGGCTTATTAAAGCGGAAAAAGAAGCCGAAGCACTGAAAAAGGAAAACCTGCAAACTCAACTCGATAGTCTCAAACAGCAGGTAAGTCCGCACTTTCTGTTCAATAGCCTCAATACGCTCTCGTTTCTGATTGGCGACGATGCCAAACAAGCCGAAAAGTTTCTGGACGAACTCAGCAAAGTATATCGCTATCTGTTACGAAACAACGAGCATGAACTAACCAATCTGGCTACCGAAATGCAGTTTATCCGCTCCTATTTCCATTTGCTCAAAACTCGTTATGGCGATAGCCTGCATCTAAAACTGGCGATAGAACCCCGCTTTGAAGCCTACCTTCTGCCATCGCTAACCCTGCAACTCCTATTGGAGAATGCCGTTAAGCACAACATTATTCACAAAACGCAGCCCCTCACCGTACAGATCATTACCCAACCCGATGGTCAGCTTACGGTTAAAAATAATCTGCAAAAAAAAAATCAGCATTTGCCTTCAACCCAGCTTGGCCTGGCCAACATTGCGGCTAAATTCCGGCTGCTTAATCAGCGCGAAATACTTGTTGAGGAAACCGACCATGAGTTTGCCGTCACGATTCCGTTGATGACTAATTGA
- a CDS encoding LytTR family DNA-binding domain-containing protein yields MNILIVEDEEIAAKKLIKTLAAVDPLATVVGITGSIWETVAWLRANGSGQPLAPDLILMDIELADGQSFQIFNEIEVDCMVIFTTSYDEYAIKAFKVNSVDYLLKPIQTEELEAALAKFRRLTSQPKAARTERMFHVETLLQEIQQTFRPKDYRQRFLVTYANKLITVDTQQIAYFFSDNKMNQFRTVDGRKITVDYTLDELETMLDPKLFFRINRSFLVSVASVEQIQPYFGNRLSLQLKPHIDKEVIVSREKLTPFKDWMGK; encoded by the coding sequence ATGAATATCCTGATTGTTGAAGACGAAGAAATTGCCGCCAAAAAACTCATTAAAACCCTGGCGGCAGTTGACCCCTTAGCTACGGTAGTTGGCATAACCGGCAGTATCTGGGAAACGGTGGCCTGGCTACGTGCCAATGGTTCCGGTCAGCCACTCGCCCCCGATCTGATTCTGATGGACATTGAGCTGGCCGATGGGCAAAGTTTTCAGATCTTCAACGAAATCGAGGTCGATTGCATGGTCATTTTCACCACTTCATACGACGAATATGCCATTAAAGCCTTCAAAGTCAACAGCGTCGATTATCTGCTGAAGCCCATCCAGACGGAAGAGCTGGAAGCAGCCCTGGCAAAATTTCGCCGGTTAACCAGCCAGCCGAAGGCGGCCCGAACGGAACGTATGTTCCATGTTGAAACACTTCTTCAGGAAATTCAGCAGACATTTCGTCCCAAAGACTATCGACAACGGTTTCTGGTCACCTACGCCAACAAATTGATTACGGTAGATACGCAGCAGATAGCCTATTTCTTTAGTGATAACAAGATGAACCAGTTCAGAACCGTCGATGGCCGCAAGATTACGGTTGATTATACTCTGGATGAACTGGAAACAATGCTCGATCCAAAACTTTTTTTTCGCATCAACCGGTCGTTTCTGGTTTCGGTTGCCAGCGTCGAGCAAATTCAACCGTATTTTGGTAACCGGCTATCGCTCCAGCTTAAGCCCCACATCGACAAGGAAGTGATCGTCAGCCGCGAGAAACTGACACCTTTTAAAGATTGGATGGGCAAGTAA
- a CDS encoding sulfatase, whose amino-acid sequence MRLIPRRFPSLLVSALALVGTGLLISARISKPAPAPPNVVLFFMDDMGYGDLSVTGALEYSTPNLDRMAAEGSRFSNFLVAQAVCSASRAALLTGCYPNRLGISGALGPNSPIGLNPTEETLADLLKEKGYATGIFGKWHLGDKKQFLPLQQGFDEYYGVPYSHDMWPLHPNQAHAKYPPLHWIDGNEPKEEIKDLDDASKITSTVTEKALSFIRRHKNKPFFLYVPHPLPHVPLAASAAFRGKTVQGLYGDVITELDGSVGQILGELKKQNLDKNTLVIFISDNGPWLNYGDHAGSAGGFREGKGTSFEGGHRVPCLVRWPGVVPAGRVSNKLLTTLDILPTVARLCGARLPRQHIDGLDWIALLKGDNSVTPRDHFYYYYRKNSLEAVRQGDWKLVFAHPGRTYEGFLPGQGGKPGPTTENHEFSQALYDLRRDPGERYDVREQHPDIVAKLEKLAEEARADLGDDIQKRTGTNVREPGRVSQ is encoded by the coding sequence ATGCGATTAATTCCCCGACGTTTTCCCTCCCTTTTGGTTAGCGCATTAGCGCTCGTTGGCACCGGTTTACTGATCAGCGCCCGGATCAGTAAACCAGCTCCTGCTCCTCCTAATGTTGTATTATTTTTTATGGACGACATGGGGTATGGCGACCTATCGGTGACTGGAGCGCTGGAGTATTCGACCCCCAACCTGGATCGCATGGCTGCCGAAGGGTCTCGTTTTTCCAATTTTCTGGTAGCGCAGGCCGTCTGTAGCGCATCGCGGGCCGCTTTGCTAACAGGTTGTTATCCCAACCGGCTGGGTATCTCGGGTGCCCTTGGTCCTAATTCGCCTATCGGCCTGAATCCAACCGAAGAAACCCTGGCCGATTTATTGAAAGAGAAGGGGTACGCTACCGGCATTTTCGGCAAATGGCATCTGGGTGATAAAAAACAATTCCTGCCTCTGCAACAAGGTTTCGATGAGTATTATGGTGTCCCTTACTCGCACGATATGTGGCCGCTGCATCCCAATCAGGCTCACGCAAAATACCCGCCCCTGCACTGGATCGACGGAAACGAGCCAAAGGAAGAAATTAAAGACCTGGATGATGCCAGCAAAATTACGTCGACGGTGACGGAAAAAGCCCTTTCGTTTATTCGACGTCATAAAAACAAACCCTTTTTCCTGTACGTACCGCACCCGCTACCCCACGTTCCCCTGGCCGCTTCGGCCGCTTTTCGTGGCAAAACAGTACAGGGTCTTTATGGTGACGTAATCACTGAACTAGACGGTTCGGTCGGGCAGATTCTGGGCGAGCTAAAAAAACAAAATCTGGACAAAAATACGCTGGTGATTTTCATCAGCGACAACGGTCCCTGGCTCAACTATGGCGATCATGCCGGTTCGGCAGGAGGATTCCGCGAAGGAAAAGGCACGTCGTTTGAAGGCGGCCACCGGGTTCCCTGTCTGGTGCGCTGGCCCGGTGTAGTACCCGCGGGTCGGGTCTCGAACAAGTTGCTGACAACATTGGATATACTGCCTACCGTTGCCAGACTCTGCGGGGCCCGGCTCCCCAGGCAACACATTGACGGTCTCGACTGGATTGCACTGCTGAAAGGCGACAATTCGGTGACGCCCCGCGATCATTTTTACTATTATTACCGCAAAAACAGTCTGGAAGCGGTGCGTCAGGGCGACTGGAAACTGGTATTTGCGCATCCGGGCCGTACCTATGAAGGCTTTCTGCCTGGGCAGGGCGGCAAACCGGGGCCCACAACCGAAAATCACGAATTTTCGCAGGCCTTGTATGACCTTCGTCGCGATCCGGGCGAACGCTACGACGTTCGCGAACAACACCCCGACATTGTGGCTAAACTGGAGAAACTAGCCGAAGAAGCCCGCGCCGATCTGGGCGACGACATCCAAAAACGAACGGGCACCAACGTCCGCGAACCGGGCCGGGTGAGTCAGTAA
- a CDS encoding carboxypeptidase-like regulatory domain-containing protein has product MKTIVLLLLMSLLLTAAGCKTQNGYAPESDAGFAMGKVLDMRGNPIPNAMIMAISTLDTNKRIAGKTDANGNYRIKIPAGAWKMSAEIERVYHGRQFTLMLHPDNPKVFTGQDGVVCNFEWRLYGPRTGHTDRFYGGEVKINKSRESRISDIENIVFTFTPVSPRIDGSTAEPESIVCGPRGTADYARFPDIPIGQYKISARYRPTGQRIFLRNPAGGTYSADGSITTAFNGNNKSSSCANCLTLEYKD; this is encoded by the coding sequence ATGAAAACTATTGTCTTACTGTTGCTGATGAGCCTGTTGCTTACTGCGGCAGGCTGCAAAACGCAGAACGGCTATGCCCCCGAATCAGATGCCGGGTTTGCGATGGGTAAAGTCCTCGACATGCGCGGAAACCCTATCCCAAACGCAATGATCATGGCCATAAGCACGCTCGACACGAACAAACGGATTGCCGGAAAAACCGATGCAAATGGTAACTATCGGATCAAGATCCCGGCCGGTGCCTGGAAAATGTCGGCTGAAATCGAACGTGTTTATCACGGACGTCAGTTCACGCTGATGCTGCACCCCGATAACCCAAAGGTGTTTACTGGTCAGGACGGTGTGGTGTGTAACTTCGAATGGCGGCTGTATGGCCCCCGCACTGGTCATACTGATCGTTTTTATGGCGGTGAGGTAAAAATCAATAAAAGCCGGGAAAGTCGCATCAGCGATATCGAAAATATTGTTTTCACCTTTACACCCGTGAGCCCCCGCATCGACGGATCGACTGCAGAACCCGAATCCATTGTCTGTGGACCGCGCGGCACGGCCGATTATGCTCGCTTTCCGGATATTCCGATTGGCCAGTATAAAATTTCGGCTCGATACCGGCCTACGGGTCAGCGAATTTTTCTGCGTAACCCAGCAGGTGGCACCTATTCGGCCGATGGTTCAATAACTACAGCATTCAACGGGAACAACAAATCGAGTTCCTGCGCCAACTGCCTGACGCTGGAATATAAAGACTAA
- a CDS encoding chorismate-binding protein: MQSDSVSTIVSSARSLERRLSPIDFWETALTLGLPAALWRLPNQHDKHLIVSFDETLPRVSADLEELPAGFLVSPFNNLNTETETPANTLFIRADVQAVFSDNQPGDFQLANNKTGDLFKKTLLASLGSRTGQPQTAQPPVTLPDNNAEQEYIANVAEAVEAMRQGAFRKVVLSRTKQLQFTDAPNAVLLFDKLCQRYPTAFVSAVSIPEKGQIWISATPERLVSVDAHGIFRTNSLAGTQPSTEADGTPKKPSEAMWSQKEIEEQAIVSRYIIECFKKIRLREYVEEGPKTIIAGNLMHLGTSFTVDTQAVRYPQLGTVMLRLLHPTSAVCGMPRDVAFDFIRQHEPHDRELYSGFLGPVNINPDNDGPASDLFVHIRCMKLEGSLATLYAGAGLTEYSDPRREWQETEIKCQTLLAVISEQPTARN, encoded by the coding sequence ATGCAATCTGATTCCGTTAGTACGATAGTTTCCAGCGCCCGCTCTCTCGAACGCAGGCTCTCTCCCATCGACTTTTGGGAAACGGCGCTTACCTTAGGCCTACCGGCTGCCCTCTGGCGGTTGCCAAATCAGCACGACAAGCACCTGATTGTTTCGTTCGACGAAACGTTACCCCGTGTTTCGGCTGATCTGGAAGAATTACCCGCGGGATTTCTGGTTAGCCCATTCAACAATCTGAATACCGAAACCGAAACACCCGCCAACACCTTATTCATCCGCGCCGACGTTCAGGCCGTATTTTCGGATAATCAACCCGGCGATTTTCAACTTGCCAATAATAAAACGGGTGATCTCTTCAAGAAAACCCTGTTGGCTTCGCTCGGCTCCCGTACGGGACAGCCCCAAACGGCTCAGCCACCCGTAACCTTGCCCGACAATAATGCCGAGCAGGAATACATAGCGAATGTTGCTGAGGCTGTCGAAGCCATGCGGCAGGGCGCATTCCGAAAAGTAGTATTATCCAGAACCAAACAGCTACAATTTACCGACGCGCCAAATGCTGTTCTTCTGTTCGACAAACTCTGTCAGCGTTACCCAACAGCGTTTGTGTCGGCGGTTTCCATTCCCGAGAAAGGGCAAATCTGGATCAGCGCAACGCCCGAACGGTTAGTAAGCGTTGATGCCCATGGTATTTTCCGAACCAACTCACTGGCGGGCACCCAACCCTCTACCGAAGCCGATGGAACGCCTAAAAAACCATCGGAAGCAATGTGGTCGCAGAAAGAAATTGAAGAGCAGGCTATAGTAAGCCGCTATATCATTGAATGTTTCAAAAAAATACGGCTGCGCGAATACGTTGAAGAAGGCCCTAAAACCATTATTGCAGGCAATCTGATGCACCTCGGCACCAGTTTCACAGTCGACACACAAGCTGTGCGCTACCCACAACTGGGCACGGTTATGCTGCGGCTCCTCCACCCAACATCGGCAGTTTGTGGAATGCCCCGCGATGTGGCGTTCGATTTTATCAGACAACACGAACCCCACGACCGCGAACTCTACAGCGGCTTTCTGGGGCCGGTAAATATCAACCCAGACAACGACGGACCGGCCAGTGATCTATTCGTGCATATTCGCTGTATGAAACTGGAAGGCTCTCTTGCCACCCTGTATGCCGGAGCTGGCCTGACCGAGTATTCAGACCCCAGGCGCGAATGGCAGGAAACCGAAATAAAATGTCAGACACTTCTGGCTGTAATCAGTGAACAGCCAACAGCCAGAAACTAA
- a CDS encoding adhesin, which produces MIYQPTFDLDEDVLMLNPDPEAAAFDDDDEDDDFDGAEFDDLGTGAASGYGEDDFADIEDEFSEDDLELDPDLDDDDIDDDLDDDSME; this is translated from the coding sequence ATGATTTACCAGCCAACATTTGATCTGGACGAAGACGTGCTGATGCTGAATCCTGACCCTGAAGCAGCCGCTTTTGACGATGATGATGAAGATGATGATTTCGACGGAGCCGAATTTGATGATCTGGGCACTGGCGCAGCCAGCGGGTACGGCGAAGATGACTTTGCCGACATTGAAGACGAATTCAGCGAAGACGATCTCGAACTCGATCCGGATTTAGACGACGATGACATCGACGACGACCTCGATGATGACAGTATGGAGTAA
- a CDS encoding glycoside hydrolase family 130 protein — protein sequence MKNYRLRRLSDQPILKTSDVAPSVSGFDVLGAFNPAACLVGNEVILLLRVAEAPAPQQGQITIPLIEEKDGVPGLVLKHFNEPTEPYDPRVIALEGNVYLTSLSHLRLARSHDGIHFTIDEKPFLFPARMDESYGVEDARITFLEGKYWITYTAVSEHGPGVGLAVTTDFKTVERIGMILPPPNKDVALFPKRINGKYMLLHRPMVSDIGKPSIWLAESEDGIHWGNHRFLFGGRGIADNPFAWEGAKIGAGPEPILTDEGWLLCYHGADPTHSYSLALALLDKDDPAKVIDRSDAPMLTPELPWEREGFFPNVVFSNGWIQWPDGRIWVYYGAADSGVGVAELIRE from the coding sequence ATGAAAAATTATCGACTCCGCCGGTTATCAGATCAGCCGATTCTAAAAACAAGTGATGTTGCTCCTTCTGTGTCGGGTTTCGACGTACTTGGCGCGTTCAATCCGGCAGCCTGTCTGGTTGGCAACGAAGTAATTCTGCTTCTGCGCGTTGCCGAAGCCCCGGCTCCCCAACAAGGGCAGATTACCATTCCGCTCATCGAAGAAAAAGATGGCGTACCCGGTCTTGTTCTCAAACACTTCAACGAACCAACCGAACCCTACGACCCACGGGTTATTGCGCTGGAAGGCAACGTATATTTAACATCGCTTAGCCACCTCCGCCTTGCCCGAAGCCACGATGGTATTCACTTCACCATCGACGAAAAACCGTTTCTGTTTCCCGCCCGAATGGACGAATCATATGGAGTTGAAGATGCGCGTATCACGTTTCTTGAAGGAAAATACTGGATTACCTACACGGCCGTATCGGAACATGGACCCGGCGTTGGGCTGGCCGTAACCACCGATTTTAAAACGGTAGAACGGATCGGGATGATTTTGCCTCCCCCCAACAAAGATGTTGCGCTATTTCCAAAACGGATTAACGGGAAGTACATGCTCCTGCACCGGCCCATGGTGTCTGATATTGGCAAACCGTCGATCTGGCTGGCCGAATCAGAAGATGGTATTCACTGGGGCAATCATCGGTTTTTGTTTGGTGGTCGGGGCATCGCCGATAATCCGTTCGCCTGGGAAGGAGCCAAAATTGGTGCCGGTCCCGAACCGATCCTGACCGACGAAGGCTGGCTGCTCTGCTATCATGGTGCCGACCCAACTCACTCCTACTCACTGGCTTTGGCATTGCTCGACAAAGATGACCCGGCTAAGGTGATCGACCGCTCCGATGCGCCCATGCTCACGCCCGAACTGCCCTGGGAGCGCGAAGGTTTTTTCCCCAATGTTGTGTTTTCGAATGGCTGGATTCAGTGGCCCGATGGTCGTATCTGGGTCTATTACGGTGCCGCCGACTCGGGCGTTGGTGTTGCCGAACTGATCCGGGAGTAA